CTGATCCTCCTTGAGCCATTGGTAATGCACTAAGTGGAGGATAAATTGTCCAACCTGCAGCTGCTGGTCCTGCTTCCACAAAGAAAGAACAAACCATAATTACACTTGAGACAAAAAACAACCAATACGATACCATGTTTAAAAAACCTGATGCCATATCTCTAGCTCCAATTTGCAATGGAATTAATAAGTTACTGAAAGTACCACTTAAACCTGCTGTAAGTACAAAGAAAACCATTATAGTACCATGTATTGTAACTAACGCTAAATAGATATCTGCGCTCATTACACCATCTGGTGCCCATTTACCTAGTAATGCTTCAAAAATAGGATTTGACTCCTCAGGCCAAGCAATTTGCATACGCATCATGATTGACATTGCTACACCTATAACTCCCATTATAAGACCAGTAATTAAATACTGTTTAGCAATCATTTTATGATCCATACTAAATATATATTTAGTTATGAATGTTTCTTTATGATGATGACCATGATCGTCATGTCCATGTTCTTCTACCTGTGCTGACATAATCTAAAAATCTTTAAATTGAATTTTTTTTTATTTAATTTTTTACTAGTGAATCAACAAATAACTTTTGTTCACCCATCCAAGCATCATACTCCTCTTGTGTTTCTACTATAATTTTCATTTGCATGTTATAGTGAGAAGTACCACAGATTTTGTTACATAACAATAAGTAATCAAACACATAAGGTTCTAAACCTTCTTCGCCTTTAGCAATTAAAGCTTTACTCTTCTCTGTTCTGATTTTATTAATGTTTGCTACTTTTTCCTTCATTTCCTCAGTCTCACGCATCGCTGCAGTAGTCACCGTTGGCGTAAAACCAAATTGAGTAATCATACCAGGGACACAGTTCATTTGCGCTCTAAAGTGAGGCATATAAGCTGAGTGTAATACATCTTGAGAACGCATTTTAAATACTATTGGCTGCCCTACAACTAAATGTAATTCTTTAACAATAACATCATCTTGTGCATTCGGATCAGCTTCATCAACCCCTAATTCGTTAGCTCTATTGATATCAATTAATCTAACATTAGCTTTACCTAAAGCATTATCTGGACCTGAGTATCTCGCTTTCCAGTTAAACTGTTGCGCATACAACTCGATTACCATTGGGTCAGCTTCTTCATCAACATTCATTATACTGGTCCAAGTAAATAAACCTTGTATAATTAATCCTGCTAAAACGATTACAGGAATGATTGTCCAAATTGCTTCTAGCTTGTTATTATCAGCATAAAATAATGCCTTCCTTCCTTTTTCACCTTTGTATTTAAATGCAAAGTAATGTAGTAAAAATTGAGTTACAGTTTGTACGAAAAAGATAACAACCATAGAAATGATCATTAAGCTATCGACACCTGGTCCATGCTCTGAAGCAGAGTTAGACATTAATGGTAAATCTCCCCATTTAACGAAACATACAATTGTAATAGCATAAATGAAGATTAAAAAACCTATCATTAAATATCCATTAACACGGTTATCGTTATCGTTTGCAACTTGGTTATTCTCGTTTTCCTTTCCAACTTGGGTCAAATCAAAGATTTTCACCATTTGCCAGATTGCAACGAAAATAAATACTAAAACTAAAATTGATAATAAAGTCGTCATTGTTATCGTTCTTCTTTATTTAATTTTTATTAATAATGGAAATTTTCACTTTCTTTAATGAAAGGGTTTCCTTTAGGTAGTAAAGATTGTTTCGAAATCGCATAAAATACTATTAGCATAAACAAACCTGCAAATAATAAAATAGCACCGATTTCAGGCATACCTATAAACCATCTATCTCCAACTGTAGCTGGCATAATCATATTGAAAATATCAATATAATGACCTGCTAGGATTACAACTCCTGCCATAATCACGAACCAAGGGACACGCTTATAGTCACTATTCATTAATAGTAATAATGGGAATAAGAAATTCATTGCCACCATACCAAAGAATGGTAAATTATAATCTTCAATTCTTGTAATAAAGTAAGTTACTTCTTCTGGAATATTTGAATACCAGATTAACATGAACTGAGAGAACCATAAATAAGTCCAGAAAATACTAAATCCGAACATGAATTTTGCTAAATCATGGATATGGCTATCATTAACATTTGGTAATAAGCCCTTAGACTTTAAGTATATTGTAATCATTGCAATTACTGTAACTGCACAAACTAACATACCTGCTAAAACATACCAACCAAACAACGTAGAGAACCAGTGTGGGTCTACACTCATAATCCAATCCCAAGACATCATAGATTCCGTATATAAAAAGAACACTAAAAATGCTGCTGATATACGAAATGTTTTTATAAAGTTACGTGTATCTCCTTCAGGTGCCGCATCTTGTGCTAAAGAGAATTTACGTGAGAAGTATCTGTATAAAGACCAACCTCCAATAAAAATTAATGCTCTTATAACAAACCAAGGTGTATTTAACCAATCCGATTTACCTGCAACTAACTTATCGTAGTCTGCACTTTCAGGATTTACCATATCAGGGTTCATCCAAACAAAAATATGATCTCCAGAAATAACTGCAATAGCTACTACAATTAAAGCCCCTGGTAATAAATAATATGTAATTCCTTCCATTACTCTAAATAACAATGGGGACCATCCTGCTTGTGCCGCTTGTTGAATAGCGTAAAATGCTAAAGCACCTAAAGCAATCATCATAAAAAAGAATGCTGCTATATAAAGTGCAGAATATGGTCTATTATGAATTTGGTGCATGACATGTTCGGCATGTGCATCACCATGATCACCAGCTACATTAGCATGTGTGTCTTCAGCATGACCTGTGACCGCATGTGCCGTACCAGCATGTTCACCATCGTGCTGAGCTTCTTCCGTAGCATGTGTATCTGCTACAGCTGCGTGACCACCACCATGTCCACCATGACTAGTTTCTTCTGCTAACATGATTTTAACATCATCTTGTGATACATGATGTGCTGTATAATAACCTGTTCCCCATAATATCGCTCCTACAATCATTAGGACAAGTGATACTATTTTTAGTCTATTTGAAAATGTGTACATATCTATATATAAACTTTATCTAAATCTTATTTTTCTAGGTCTGCCTTTAATGTCATAACGTGAGCAACAACTTGCCAACGTTCTTCTTCGCTTAAAAAGTTAGCATAAGAACCCATAGAGTTTTTACCATAATACATAACATGATAAATACTTCCTGAATTGATCGCTCTTCCTGCGTCATCGTAACTCGGTACACCAAGAATTTTATTTCTTGTCACTAAATTACCTTTTCCATTTCCTTTATTACCATGACATATACCACAATAAATCGTATATAATTCTTTAGCTCTTGGCGCATCAAATTGCATCGAATCTAAAGGTGATTGTAATTCGGCTTTAGCCAAATCATAACCAGCTATATCATTAGTGTATTCAAAAGGCGTATACCCTCTAGGAATTGTACCATCTACTGGTAATTGTGCTTCTACTCCGTTTGCAAATGCACTTGATTCTTGATAAGCTTCATAACCAACCGGCTCATACATGTTTGGCATGTATTGGTAGTTTGGTCTTGAACTCTTATTACAAGAAGTAAATGAAATTGTAACTAAGGCTATAATTGTTATTTTAATTAAATGTCTCATTCTATCTAATTAATGTGCTTTATCTACTATGTTAATTTCTACTGCTCCAGTATCCCCTAATAAATTTTGTAATTCACTTTGGTTTCCAACAACCGAAATTTCCATTAAAAAATGATCATCAGTTGTTCTTGGATCAGGATTTTCAGCATTTTTAAAAGGCCACATTTTACTTCTTAAATAAAATGTTATAACCATTAAATGGGCTGCAAAAAATACGGTAAGCTCAAACATAATCGGAACAAATGCCGGCATGTTTTCTAGGTAGCTAAAACTAGGTTTACCACCAATATCTTGCGGCCAGTCTTCAATCATGATAAAGTTCATCATTAAAGTGGCTACTGCCAAACCAACGCAACCATACATAAATGCACAAATTGCTAAACGTGTTGGAGCTAATCCCATTGCCTTATCTAGTCCGTGAACTGGAAAAGGTGTATATACTTCGTCAATGTGATATTTTGCAGCTTTAACTTTCTTAACTGCATTCATTAACACATCGTCATCGTTATAAATAGCGTGAATTACTTTTGAAGCTTCCATATGCTACTTTAAATTATTAGTTTCTTTATTATTCACTACTGACGTTCTAGCATCAGCTCCTGTCCCTACTAAACTATCACCTCTTTCTCTGATAGCTTTATAATTATCTCCAGAAGACTTTAATATAGTTTTAACCTCTGCTTGTGCTATAACTGGGAATGTACGAGAGTACAATAAGAATAGTACAAAGAAGAATCCTATTGTTCCGATAAAAATTCCAATATCAACAAATGTTGGTGAGAACATTGTCCATGAAGATGGTAAGTAATCTCTGTGTAATGATGTTACAATAATTACAAAACGTTCAAACCACATTCCGATATTTACTACAATAGAAATAGCGAAAGAGAACATAATACTTGTACGTAACTTTTTAAACCACATAAACTGAGGTGAAAATACGTTACAAGACATCATTGCCCAGTATGCCCATGCATAAGGTCCTGTTGCTCTGTTTAAGAAAGCATATTGCTCATACTCTACACCAGAATACCATGCAACGAATAATTCCGTTATATATGCCACACCTACGATAGACCCAGTAAGCATGATAACGATATTCATTAACTCAATATGTTGTACAGTAATATAATCTTCAAGACTACATACCTTTCTCATTATAATCAATAGTGTATTTACCATTGCAAAACCAGAAAACACCGCACCTGCCACAAAGTATGGCGGGAATATTGTTGTATGCCATCCCGGTATTACAGATGTTGCAAAATCAAAAGATACAATCGTATGTACAGATAATACTAATGGTGTTGCTAAACCTGCAAGCACTAAAGATACTTCTTCAAAACGTTGCCAATCTTTTGCACGACCTGTCCAACCAAAACTTAATAAGCTATATATTTTCTTTTGAAAAGGCTTAACAGCTCTATCACGTAACATTGCAAAATCTGGTAATAAACCTGTCCACCAGAATACTAATGATACCGATAAATAAGTTGAAATTGCAAATACATCCCAAAGTAATGGTGAGTTAAAGTTAACCCATAATGATCCAAATTGGTTTGGTATTGGTAATACCCAATATGCTAACCATGGACGACCCATGTGAATAATTGGGAATAACCCTGCTTGAACTACAGAAAAGATAGTCATTGCTTCTGCAGAACGGTTAATTGCCATTCTCCATTTTTGACGGAATAATAAAAGTACTGCAGAAATTAATGTTCCTGCGTGACCAATACCAACCCACCAAACGAAGTTAGTAATATCCCAAGCCCAGTTTACTGTTCTGTTTAATCCCCAAGTTCCAATACCCGTTGATACGGTATAAATAATACAACCTATTCCCCAAAGAAAAGCTACAAGTGCGATAGAAAATACAATCCACCACTGTTTGTTAGCCTTACCTTCTACAGGAGCTGCGATATCTACAGTTACATCATGGTAAGATTTCTTACCGGTAACCAAAGGTCTTCTAATAGGTGCTTCGTAATGAGACGCCATAATCCTTTATAATTGTTTATTAATTAATCTTTTTATGCTTCTTTCGTGTTTCTCACTTTAGTATGATACTGAACATTAGGTTTAGTACCAACACTTTCTAACAAGTGATACATACGATCATCTTCGTATAGTTTTGCAACTTTACTTTCTTTATCGTTGATGTCTCCAAAAATCATTGCACCACTACCACAGGCAGCAGAACACGCTGTTTGAAACTCTCCATCTTTAATTACACGTCCATCACGTTTAGCGTCAAGAATCGTTTTCTGTGTCTTTTGAATACACATAGAACATTTTTCCATTACACCACGAGAACGTACTGTCACGTCAGGATTAATTACCATACGACCTAAATCATTATTCATGTGGTAATCAAACTCGTCATTTCCATTATATAAGAACCAGTTAAAACGTCTTACTTTATATGGACAGTTGTTTGCACAATATCTTGTACCAACACATCTGTTGTAAGCCATATGGTTCTGTCCCTGTCTTCCGTGTGCTGTTGCAGCAACAGGACAAACAGTTTCACAAGGTGCATGATTACAATGCTGACACATTACTGGTTGAAATGCTACTTGTGGATTATCTGCAGGATCTTCTAATTCTCCAAAACCTCCTAAAGAACCATTATCTCCAAATAAACCAGAGAAACCTTCTTTTTTAGCATCATCTTGAGCAAATGTATCTTCAGATGAATAATATCTATCAATACGTAACCAGTGCATATCACGACTACGTCTAATTTCTTCTTTACCAACTACTGGTACGTTGTTTTCCGCGTGACATGCAATAACACATGATCCACAACCTGTACATGCATTTAAATCAATTGACAGGTTAAAATGATGTCCAATTGAACGATCAAATTCATCCCATAAATCAACTTCAGGAGACGTTACCGGAGTTTCTTCATGGTTTAAAGATACCATTGGTATTTTATTCCACCCATGCTTATGATCTTGACTATCATAAGTATTAAAAATCTCTAATGTTGTTTCCTTTATAATATCGCCACGACCCATTAAAGTATTCTGTAACTGTACACATGCAAATTCATGCATTCCAGTTGCAGGCTCAATAGATACACTTTGAACAGTATTGAAATCGTTATATAATGTAAACGCGTTAACTCCCGTTTTCATTTCATCTTTAAGACCAGCTGTTCTACCATAACCAAAGGCTAACCCTACAGACCCTTTTGCTTGACCTGGTTGAATAATTACTGGTACAATTAAATCTTTAGATCCTTTAACTTTTAAAGTAACATAACTTCCGTCCAAAGCTCCCGTAGAATCATTTTCATTGACAATGTTCCAAGCTTCAGCATCCGCTTTAGATACCGTTAAATAGTTATCCCATGATGTTCTAGTAATTGGATCTGGAAACTCTTGTAACCATGGGTTATTGGCCTGTTGACCATCTCCCATTCCAACTTTAGAATATAATGTTAACTCAACACCTACCTTTGTAACCGAATCTGCTAATGCTCTTGCAGCATTTCCTGCAGGAATTTCGTCTTGTTCAATCTCTTCTTCTTCAGTCACTACTTCTAACAATTCCTCTGAAGTAGATAAACCACTTACAAAAACACCATCATGTAGTGCTTGGTTATAAGATTCTCCATTAAGGATATTCTCTTTCCAATTAGTCTTAATGTATTCATTTAAAGCACTAGTATTTCCAGTCCATTTTAATAACACATCTTGAAATTGTTTTGTATCAAATAAAGGTCTTATTGTTGGTTGCATTAATGCAAAATGACCCTTCTTTAATTCAACATCTCCCCATGATTCTAAATAATGAGGTGCTGCTGCTATATATTGTACAACAGATGCAGTCTCGTCTTCCTTAGAAGTAAACGCTACTGATAATGTTGTGTTTTTTAAACCTTCTGCAAAATCTTTTGCATTTGGTAAAGTATACATTGGATTAACACCGCTCATAATAACAGCTCCAACTTTACCCGATTTCATATCAGAAATCAAAGTTTGTACAGCTTTATTATTTCCTTGGCGTGTTTTTATTGGTGTTTTGTAGTCAAAAGCCTTACTTGCTAACGTCGTGTTTATTTCTAAAACGACAGTCTGCGCATTAACATCTTGAATACCGGTTACGACAACACCATTACTTCCTGCCTTAATTAATTCTGAAGCTGCTCTTTGAACAGCGTCTTTAATTTTTGCAGGTAAGTCGTTTGCATTTACCGAACCACCCGTAATTAAACTATGTAATTGCGCTAATGCTAATTTCTGTTGTGATGGCGTTAATGGGATACGTTTATCTGCGTTTGCACCAGATAAAGACATATTAGATTCAAATTGAATATGTCTTGACATTTTACCATGATCAGGAATTCTTTTTACAGAATATCCAGAATCAAATCCTCCACCTTGCCAATCTCCTAAAAAGTCTGCACCTACAGACACAATAGTCATTGCCTTAGAGAAATCATAATTAGCTAATCCTCTCTCACCATACATTGCTTGGTAAGCATCTAATGCAGCCGACTCCGATACAGCATCATAAACCACGTGGTTTACATTACCATATTTCTCAGTAAATTCTGCAACTAACTTAGATGTTGATGGACTTGCATATGTTTGTGTCAATAGTACGATTTGCTTTCCTGAATCCTTCAAAGTCTCTAAAGACTGCGTCGTTTCAGAATTAAAATCAGACCAAGAAATAGCTTTTCCACCTTTCTTAGGACCTTGTACTCTTGTGCTATCATATAAATCTAAAACCGAAGCATTAACTCTAGCATTTGCATGACCATTGGTAGCAGCTAGTGTATTGTTTTCAATTTTAATTGGACGACCTTCACGAGTCTTTACTAAAACACTTGCAAAATCAAAACCATTAGCTATAGTTGTTGCATAATAATTAGCAACACCAGGAACAATTCTGTCTGGCTGTACTACGTAAGGAATTGATTTAACTACTGGTCCCTCGCACGCTGCTAATGATGCAGCAGCAGTACTAAAACCAACATACTTTAAGAAATCACGACGTGTTGTAGAAGAAGCCTCTAATGTATCCTTATCACCTAAGAACTCATCAGTAGGAATCTCTTGAACAAATTCGTTTTGTTTTAGCGTCTCAACAATAGAACTATCTTTTAGCTCCTCAACACTTTTCCAGTATTTCTTGTTTGATGACATATTATATAATTGAATTTATTTCTTTATTATTTATTTTAAACTTCACTATCTACTTTGATAACCTTAGTTAACTAGTAATGACATTTACCACATTCTAACCCTCCCATTTGCGCAGCAGTAAGATTTTCTACACCATACTTCTTAGACAATTGCTCATGAATTTTAGTATAATATGCGTTATCTTTTACCTTAACGTTAGTTTCTCTGTGACAGTTAATACACCAACCCATTGTTAATGGTGCATGTTGATACATGATTTCCATCTCCTCTACAGGACCGTGACATGTTTGGCATTCTACACCACCTACAACAACGTGTTGTGAGTGATTAAAATAAGCAAAGTCCGGCAATTTATGTATTTGAATCCATTTAACTGGACTCGTTTCTCCTGTATACTTTTGATCAGCATCATCCCAACCAACAGCATCATAAAGCTTTTTAATTTCACCATTATAGTCAACACCAAACTCAGCTAAACCTTCCGCTTGTGTTTCTGGCGCTACTTCATAAATTGATTTATGACAATTCATACACACATTTAAAGAAGGAATCCCTGAATGCTTACTTACTCTAGCTGAAGAGTGACAATATTTACAATCGATCCCATTATCACCTGCGTGAATTCTATGAGAATAATGTATTGGTTGAATCGGCTCATACCCTTGATTAACCCCAATTTGCATTAAGAAACCGTATACAAAGTACGCACTAGCTAATAATAAACCAATAGCTGTTATAAATACTAAAAATTGATTTTGAACAAACGCTTTCCAAATTGGTGTACGGCTTGAAGTTTCAGCTAGAGAAACCCCTTTAGCATCAGCAAAACGACGCAAGGTTTTATTTACTAAAAACAAAGCCCCTGCCAATAATGCAAATAACACACCTAAAGCCCCTAAAATAATCTTGTTAGATATCCCACCTTCAGAAGAAGTATTTGCTGCCTGAACCGTCGGATCCCCTGGCGGAGGAGTCACAACTGTTATTTCTGTAGCAGTATATGCTAAAATATTATCTATATCCGTATTTGTTAACGTAGGAAAAGCACTCATGGCCGCACCATTAAACTCAGAATAAATCTTATTCGCATAAGCGTCTCCAGATTTAATAACTCCTGAACTATTCTTTATCCAGTTATACAACCACTCTCTATCTAAACCTTCTGCATCTGCTAAACGAGACTCCACTTTTCGCAAAGCAGGACCTGTCATTTTTTTATCTAACTTATGACATGCTATACAATTAGCATTAAATAAAGACTTACCTACTACTGCATCGCCTTCTTGAGCGAAAAGTGAGGTTGAAAATGTTAGTAAAAAAATTAAGCTTAAACGAAGATTGTTACGACTTAACTTACGGTGAATCACCTGTTTCATATTATACATTGAATTTACTTCTAAACTTTGGCATGGTTTTTTCATCTATCATTACAAAATACAGATAAAAAATACCTTGTACAAAAGTAATACTTAAAGTCGATTTTAGAAATCTTAAAGAAGTCTTAATTGCTAATTTAGAGATATTCTAAATAATAAAATAGGTGACTTTTTAGTTTAATACTTATACATTTGCATCAAATAAGTTTATAAATGAAGAAAACACAACTAAAAACCTTTTATCTAACTGCCTTAATTACAATTGGTTTTTCAACCATGGGTCACTCTCAACAAGGGACCGTAGTCGTAAACGAAGATCCTGCAATTGCCAATTTATTAAAGCTAAAAAAAGAGATAAATAGCAACGAAAAAAACAGTAATAGATATAAAATACAAATCTATTCTGGTCATTTAAGTCGAGCAGAAAGCATCAAATCCTCATTTAATGGATCAGTAGGCCAGTGGAATTCTCAATTAGTTTTTGAAGCCCCAAATTACAAAGTATGGGTTGGTAATTTCAGAAAAAGACTAGAAGCCGATCGTGCTTTAGTAGAAGTTCAAAAAAAGTTTGGAGACGCCTTTATTTTTAAACCTTTGAAAGAAAAAAACTAAGCCATTACACTACTTATTAAACATAAAAAAAGCGATTCAAATGAATCGCTTTTTTTATGTTTAATAAATTAAGGTTTACTTCAGTTTTTTCTTAACCTCTACCTCATGGAATGCTTCAATAACATCACCGACATTAATGTCGTTATAGTTCTTGATTTGCATACCACAATCGTACCCCTTAGAAACTTCTTTAGCGTCGTCCTTGAATCGTTTTAACGACTCTAATACTCCTGTATAAGTTACTACACCATCTCTAATCAGACGGATTTGTGAGTTTCTGAATATCTTACCATTCATAACCATACAACCTGCAATAGTACCTACTTTAGACACTTTAAACATTTCTCTAATTTCTGCTGTACCTGTAATCTCTTCTTTCAACTCAGGAGATAACATCCCTTCCATAGCATCTTTAAGATCATTAATAGCATCATAAATAATAGAATATGTTCTTATATCAACTTCTTCTCTATCTGCAATTGTACGCGCATTTCCAACAGGACGCACATTAAATCCAATGATTATTGCATCTGAAGCAGTTGCTAATAATACATCACTTTCTGTAATAGCTCCTACACCTTTATGAA
This portion of the Olleya sp. Bg11-27 genome encodes:
- a CDS encoding DUF3341 domain-containing protein, which codes for MEASKVIHAIYNDDDVLMNAVKKVKAAKYHIDEVYTPFPVHGLDKAMGLAPTRLAICAFMYGCVGLAVATLMMNFIMIEDWPQDIGGKPSFSYLENMPAFVPIMFELTVFFAAHLMVITFYLRSKMWPFKNAENPDPRTTDDHFLMEISVVGNQSELQNLLGDTGAVEINIVDKAH
- a CDS encoding quinol:cytochrome C oxidoreductase, with the protein product MYTFSNRLKIVSLVLMIVGAILWGTGYYTAHHVSQDDVKIMLAEETSHGGHGGGHAAVADTHATEEAQHDGEHAGTAHAVTGHAEDTHANVAGDHGDAHAEHVMHQIHNRPYSALYIAAFFFMMIALGALAFYAIQQAAQAGWSPLLFRVMEGITYYLLPGALIVVAIAVISGDHIFVWMNPDMVNPESADYDKLVAGKSDWLNTPWFVIRALIFIGGWSLYRYFSRKFSLAQDAAPEGDTRNFIKTFRISAAFLVFFLYTESMMSWDWIMSVDPHWFSTLFGWYVLAGMLVCAVTVIAMITIYLKSKGLLPNVNDSHIHDLAKFMFGFSIFWTYLWFSQFMLIWYSNIPEEVTYFITRIEDYNLPFFGMVAMNFLFPLLLLMNSDYKRVPWFVIMAGVVILAGHYIDIFNMIMPATVGDRWFIGMPEIGAILLFAGLFMLIVFYAISKQSLLPKGNPFIKESENFHY
- the nrfD gene encoding NrfD/PsrC family molybdoenzyme membrane anchor subunit — translated: MASHYEAPIRRPLVTGKKSYHDVTVDIAAPVEGKANKQWWIVFSIALVAFLWGIGCIIYTVSTGIGTWGLNRTVNWAWDITNFVWWVGIGHAGTLISAVLLLFRQKWRMAINRSAEAMTIFSVVQAGLFPIIHMGRPWLAYWVLPIPNQFGSLWVNFNSPLLWDVFAISTYLSVSLVFWWTGLLPDFAMLRDRAVKPFQKKIYSLLSFGWTGRAKDWQRFEEVSLVLAGLATPLVLSVHTIVSFDFATSVIPGWHTTIFPPYFVAGAVFSGFAMVNTLLIIMRKVCSLEDYITVQHIELMNIVIMLTGSIVGVAYITELFVAWYSGVEYEQYAFLNRATGPYAWAYWAMMSCNVFSPQFMWFKKLRTSIMFSFAISIVVNIGMWFERFVIIVTSLHRDYLPSSWTMFSPTFVDIGIFIGTIGFFFVLFLLYSRTFPVIAQAEVKTILKSSGDNYKAIRERGDSLVGTGADARTSVVNNKETNNLK
- a CDS encoding cytochrome c oxidase subunit II; this encodes MTTLLSILVLVFIFVAIWQMVKIFDLTQVGKENENNQVANDNDNRVNGYLMIGFLIFIYAITIVCFVKWGDLPLMSNSASEHGPGVDSLMIISMVVIFFVQTVTQFLLHYFAFKYKGEKGRKALFYADNNKLEAIWTIIPVIVLAGLIIQGLFTWTSIMNVDEEADPMVIELYAQQFNWKARYSGPDNALGKANVRLIDINRANELGVDEADPNAQDDVIVKELHLVVGQPIVFKMRSQDVLHSAYMPHFRAQMNCVPGMITQFGFTPTVTTAAMRETEEMKEKVANINKIRTEKSKALIAKGEEGLEPYVFDYLLLCNKICGTSHYNMQMKIIVETQEEYDAWMGEQKLFVDSLVKN
- a CDS encoding cytochrome c3 family protein, translated to MKQVIHRKLSRNNLRLSLIFLLTFSTSLFAQEGDAVVGKSLFNANCIACHKLDKKMTGPALRKVESRLADAEGLDREWLYNWIKNSSGVIKSGDAYANKIYSEFNGAAMSAFPTLTNTDIDNILAYTATEITVVTPPPGDPTVQAANTSSEGGISNKIILGALGVLFALLAGALFLVNKTLRRFADAKGVSLAETSSRTPIWKAFVQNQFLVFITAIGLLLASAYFVYGFLMQIGVNQGYEPIQPIHYSHRIHAGDNGIDCKYCHSSARVSKHSGIPSLNVCMNCHKSIYEVAPETQAEGLAEFGVDYNGEIKKLYDAVGWDDADQKYTGETSPVKWIQIHKLPDFAYFNHSQHVVVGGVECQTCHGPVEEMEIMYQHAPLTMGWCINCHRETNVKVKDNAYYTKIHEQLSKKYGVENLTAAQMGGLECGKCHY
- a CDS encoding translation initiation factor IF-2, with the translated sequence MKKTQLKTFYLTALITIGFSTMGHSQQGTVVVNEDPAIANLLKLKKEINSNEKNSNRYKIQIYSGHLSRAESIKSSFNGSVGQWNSQLVFEAPNYKVWVGNFRKRLEADRALVEVQKKFGDAFIFKPLKEKN
- a CDS encoding c-type cytochrome, with amino-acid sequence MRHLIKITIIALVTISFTSCNKSSRPNYQYMPNMYEPVGYEAYQESSAFANGVEAQLPVDGTIPRGYTPFEYTNDIAGYDLAKAELQSPLDSMQFDAPRAKELYTIYCGICHGNKGNGKGNLVTRNKILGVPSYDDAGRAINSGSIYHVMYYGKNSMGSYANFLSEEERWQVVAHVMTLKADLEK
- a CDS encoding TAT-variant-translocated molybdopterin oxidoreductase; this encodes MSSNKKYWKSVEELKDSSIVETLKQNEFVQEIPTDEFLGDKDTLEASSTTRRDFLKYVGFSTAAASLAACEGPVVKSIPYVVQPDRIVPGVANYYATTIANGFDFASVLVKTREGRPIKIENNTLAATNGHANARVNASVLDLYDSTRVQGPKKGGKAISWSDFNSETTQSLETLKDSGKQIVLLTQTYASPSTSKLVAEFTEKYGNVNHVVYDAVSESAALDAYQAMYGERGLANYDFSKAMTIVSVGADFLGDWQGGGFDSGYSVKRIPDHGKMSRHIQFESNMSLSGANADKRIPLTPSQQKLALAQLHSLITGGSVNANDLPAKIKDAVQRAASELIKAGSNGVVVTGIQDVNAQTVVLEINTTLASKAFDYKTPIKTRQGNNKAVQTLISDMKSGKVGAVIMSGVNPMYTLPNAKDFAEGLKNTTLSVAFTSKEDETASVVQYIAAAPHYLESWGDVELKKGHFALMQPTIRPLFDTKQFQDVLLKWTGNTSALNEYIKTNWKENILNGESYNQALHDGVFVSGLSTSEELLEVVTEEEEIEQDEIPAGNAARALADSVTKVGVELTLYSKVGMGDGQQANNPWLQEFPDPITRTSWDNYLTVSKADAEAWNIVNENDSTGALDGSYVTLKVKGSKDLIVPVIIQPGQAKGSVGLAFGYGRTAGLKDEMKTGVNAFTLYNDFNTVQSVSIEPATGMHEFACVQLQNTLMGRGDIIKETTLEIFNTYDSQDHKHGWNKIPMVSLNHEETPVTSPEVDLWDEFDRSIGHHFNLSIDLNACTGCGSCVIACHAENNVPVVGKEEIRRSRDMHWLRIDRYYSSEDTFAQDDAKKEGFSGLFGDNGSLGGFGELEDPADNPQVAFQPVMCQHCNHAPCETVCPVAATAHGRQGQNHMAYNRCVGTRYCANNCPYKVRRFNWFLYNGNDEFDYHMNNDLGRMVINPDVTVRSRGVMEKCSMCIQKTQKTILDAKRDGRVIKDGEFQTACSAACGSGAMIFGDINDKESKVAKLYEDDRMYHLLESVGTKPNVQYHTKVRNTKEA